A genomic window from Paenibacillus sp. FSL K6-0276 includes:
- a CDS encoding S-layer homology domain-containing protein, with the protein MNRLFKQAVSMTLAFVMVLGLTFTGIPAYAEDSNGEAELLQLQTLEPVTLLAGNSTWKYLDNGTNQGTAWRSVYDDSTWASGQAPLGYKDSGAGVSSKQFGALNTNISYGSNKSKKYRTSYFRTIVTANKEEITKSDKILGNFAFDDGAVLYLNGTEIYREAMPAGEIDFSTKSSTNLSDPNEYTKVDLTEVVKANLKDGSNELSAEVHQSSDGSSDLYWDMNLIAYPVVETVEPGVGKPESIALTFNGDPQTSMGFNWYAPEKVRGTKLEVVEASKVVNGQFPSAGAQSYEGTSVTTSVYMTKADKSAKKPVVLTSHKVIADHLQPGTEYAYRAGDGQADNWSDIGTFKTESSSNKAFKFLYTTDSQGTTEGDFDIWNHTLVEGMAKFPTSEFILNSGDLVDNGDIEEQWSWFFNKPKDILANIPLVPLVGNHESKSYSNYTTHFNLPNVSNTGAKPDGSVYSFDYGSAHFMVINTEYYGASTNLENNENYNKQVQWLRSEAAKSDQKWKVVLLHKSPYSVASHTNDTDVLYYRTQLTKVFDELGIDMVIGGHDHTFARSYQMYANKPLTDIVPDSNGVVTDPKGTLYLITNAAGNKKYSVASGTFPFAAKYGQPGKEMFTGMTVTNDELSYEAYTTITGGSTDLYDKYSIHKSDVTVKPVQNAKATVADGGKITLTWDAPVSGVPVSGYRIYEQNDLLSANWAVSVQNSEGKTSYSYTVENTNPNQTYQFVIKAVSDRTNSESTIASTDSIKKVTVTFNGDPVSSKGFTWYTTLKSTGSDLQVVENTGVTPDFTKASEFKGRSAVSRNSKEELVHKAEASGLKADTKYYFRVGDKVLGLWSAVGTFETAAKTGAFTFIDLADTQAKTEDEAILSGETMEKALTTFPNAEFVAINGDIVDTGTNESQWNWLLGHSQETLLNTTIVPVAGNHEDKANAFYEHYNIKEAPGSATETGAYYSYDYSNAHFVVLNTNENSDEFANFSKAQLDWMKADVKAAKAAGAKWIIVAMHKGPYTTSNHATDKDIMGANGERAKVAPMMAELGIDLVLQGHDHIYARTKPIKADGTAADAVKIKESFNGQTVEYTVNPDGTIYLIPATAGAKVYYKNMKPELGDAYYNLFEVANENTAAKYGADPSDASRPKRGQVQTFVGITVDAGKLTAVSYEIDQNVNDAKPYVLEEFGIVKESVVNPTPEPTTAPTTAPTTAPTTAPTPEPTTAPTPEPTTAPTTAPTPEPTTAPTTAPTTAPTTAPTTAPTTKPTATPTPTPTPTVAPTATLAPPTAPSPTATPVNKPSLTDTSNHWAAAVIEKAVAVGFVSGYPNDTFRPNQKVNRVEFITMLARALQLPDSGDTSSFKDSAKIPAWAKSFVAQAVSLQIISGYDDGTFRPTQELTRTELAVMVVRALGITVDPKATLTFNDAKNVPAWAVPYIAAAAKAGLVNGVGQNQFAPNQMATRAEAVTIILTLLEKAQK; encoded by the coding sequence ATGAACAGGTTATTTAAACAAGCTGTATCCATGACACTAGCTTTCGTTATGGTACTGGGACTTACGTTCACAGGAATACCAGCTTATGCAGAAGACAGCAATGGGGAAGCTGAATTACTGCAATTACAAACACTAGAGCCTGTTACTCTATTAGCAGGTAATTCCACTTGGAAGTACTTAGATAACGGAACCAATCAAGGTACGGCATGGCGGTCTGTGTATGACGATTCAACATGGGCATCTGGCCAAGCGCCGCTTGGTTATAAAGATAGTGGAGCTGGAGTCAGCAGCAAGCAATTTGGTGCGCTGAACACAAACATAAGCTACGGTTCTAATAAGAGCAAGAAATATCGTACATCCTACTTCCGTACAATTGTAACTGCAAATAAAGAAGAGATTACGAAATCCGATAAAATCTTGGGGAACTTCGCATTTGATGACGGAGCTGTACTATATTTGAACGGCACAGAAATCTACCGCGAGGCTATGCCAGCGGGCGAAATCGATTTTTCTACAAAAAGTTCAACTAACTTAAGTGATCCAAACGAATACACCAAGGTAGATCTTACTGAAGTCGTAAAGGCTAACTTGAAGGATGGAAGTAATGAGCTTTCAGCTGAGGTTCATCAGTCGAGTGATGGTAGCTCTGACCTGTATTGGGATATGAACCTGATTGCTTATCCAGTAGTAGAGACGGTAGAACCTGGAGTCGGTAAGCCTGAGTCTATCGCGCTTACTTTTAACGGAGACCCTCAGACTAGTATGGGATTCAACTGGTATGCACCTGAGAAGGTGAGGGGTACCAAGCTTGAAGTGGTAGAAGCTTCTAAAGTAGTGAATGGTCAGTTTCCATCCGCAGGTGCTCAATCCTACGAAGGAACATCTGTTACAACAAGTGTGTATATGACAAAAGCGGATAAGTCAGCTAAAAAACCAGTTGTATTGACTAGCCATAAGGTCATTGCTGATCATTTGCAGCCGGGAACGGAGTATGCTTACCGTGCTGGGGATGGACAAGCTGACAATTGGAGCGACATCGGAACTTTTAAAACAGAAAGCTCCAGTAATAAAGCCTTTAAGTTCTTATATACAACGGATTCTCAAGGAACAACTGAAGGTGATTTTGATATTTGGAACCATACCCTTGTAGAGGGAATGGCTAAATTCCCAACAAGTGAATTCATTCTTAATTCCGGTGATTTGGTAGATAACGGTGATATAGAGGAGCAATGGTCATGGTTCTTCAATAAGCCAAAAGATATTCTCGCGAATATTCCGTTGGTTCCTCTGGTAGGTAATCATGAAAGCAAGAGTTATAGCAATTATACTACTCATTTTAATTTGCCAAACGTTTCGAATACGGGCGCAAAACCAGATGGCTCTGTATATTCTTTTGACTACGGTTCTGCGCACTTTATGGTTATTAATACAGAATACTATGGCGCTAGCACGAATCTTGAGAATAACGAAAATTACAATAAACAAGTACAATGGCTCCGCAGTGAAGCCGCGAAAAGCGATCAGAAGTGGAAGGTTGTGCTTTTGCATAAATCTCCTTATTCCGTTGCCAGTCACACAAATGATACAGATGTACTCTATTACAGAACGCAATTAACGAAGGTGTTTGATGAGCTTGGCATTGACATGGTGATTGGTGGGCATGACCACACCTTTGCTAGAAGCTATCAAATGTACGCAAATAAGCCGTTGACGGATATTGTCCCGGACTCAAATGGAGTAGTTACTGATCCTAAAGGTACGTTATATCTGATTACAAATGCAGCGGGCAATAAAAAATACAGCGTAGCCTCAGGCACATTCCCATTTGCAGCTAAATACGGACAGCCTGGTAAGGAAATGTTCACAGGTATGACTGTAACGAATGATGAGCTTTCATATGAAGCCTACACAACAATAACTGGTGGTTCTACAGATTTGTATGATAAGTACAGCATTCATAAGTCGGACGTAACTGTTAAACCTGTGCAAAATGCAAAAGCTACTGTAGCAGATGGTGGTAAAATCACGTTGACTTGGGATGCGCCTGTATCAGGTGTGCCAGTATCTGGATATCGAATTTATGAGCAAAACGATCTGCTATCCGCAAATTGGGCGGTCAGCGTTCAAAATTCGGAAGGTAAAACTTCTTATAGTTACACTGTAGAGAATACTAATCCGAACCAAACCTATCAATTTGTTATCAAAGCTGTAAGTGACAGAACAAATTCAGAATCTACTATCGCTTCTACAGATTCGATCAAAAAAGTAACAGTAACCTTTAACGGTGACCCGGTTAGTTCTAAAGGATTCACTTGGTACACAACCTTGAAGTCTACTGGAAGTGATCTTCAAGTTGTAGAGAATACGGGCGTTACTCCCGATTTTACTAAGGCTAGTGAATTTAAAGGACGCTCAGCTGTTTCTAGAAATTCAAAGGAAGAGTTGGTCCATAAAGCAGAAGCTTCTGGCCTTAAGGCTGATACGAAATACTACTTCCGTGTAGGTGATAAAGTACTAGGCCTTTGGAGTGCAGTGGGAACTTTCGAAACTGCCGCGAAGACAGGTGCATTTACTTTCATCGATTTGGCCGATACGCAAGCTAAGACGGAAGATGAGGCTATTCTTTCTGGAGAAACAATGGAAAAAGCACTTACCACATTCCCAAATGCTGAGTTTGTGGCGATTAACGGGGATATTGTAGATACTGGAACGAATGAGTCACAGTGGAATTGGTTGCTCGGTCATTCGCAAGAAACCTTGCTTAACACGACTATCGTTCCAGTTGCGGGAAATCATGAGGATAAAGCGAATGCCTTCTATGAGCACTACAACATTAAGGAAGCACCAGGCTCTGCGACAGAAACGGGAGCATATTACTCTTATGATTATAGTAATGCTCACTTTGTAGTGCTTAACACGAATGAGAATTCGGATGAATTCGCTAACTTCAGCAAAGCTCAGTTGGATTGGATGAAGGCCGACGTGAAGGCAGCGAAGGCTGCTGGGGCGAAGTGGATTATCGTCGCTATGCATAAAGGTCCATACACAACCTCTAACCATGCTACTGACAAAGACATTATGGGAGCGAATGGAGAAAGAGCGAAAGTCGCTCCAATGATGGCAGAACTGGGCATTGATTTAGTGCTTCAAGGCCACGACCATATTTATGCGCGGACCAAGCCGATCAAGGCTGACGGAACTGCTGCAGACGCAGTGAAGATCAAGGAAAGCTTCAATGGCCAAACTGTGGAGTACACAGTAAATCCAGATGGAACGATCTATCTGATTCCGGCTACAGCAGGAGCAAAGGTTTACTATAAGAACATGAAACCAGAATTGGGCGATGCGTATTATAATCTCTTCGAAGTAGCCAATGAGAATACAGCCGCTAAATACGGAGCGGATCCAAGTGATGCATCTCGTCCAAAACGCGGTCAAGTTCAGACTTTTGTCGGCATTACTGTAGATGCTGGGAAGCTGACAGCTGTATCTTATGAGATTGATCAGAATGTTAATGATGCTAAACCATACGTTCTTGAAGAGTTTGGTATTGTTAAGGAATCTGTAGTAAACCCAACACCTGAACCAACAACGGCACCAACAACGGCACCAACAACGGCACCAACAACGGCACCAACACCTGAACCAACAACGGCACCAACACCTGAACCAACAACGGCACCAACAACGGCACCAACACCTGAACCAACAACGGCACCAACAACGGCACCAACAACGGCACCGACAACAGCACCGACAACGGCACCAACAACAAAACCGACAGCAACACCAACACCAACACCAACACCAACAGTAGCGCCAACAGCTACACTAGCACCGCCAACGGCGCCTTCGCCAACTGCAACGCCAGTTAATAAGCCATCTTTAACGGATACTAGCAATCACTGGGCAGCAGCAGTTATCGAGAAAGCAGTAGCAGTTGGCTTCGTTAGCGGTTATCCGAATGATACTTTCCGTCCTAATCAGAAAGTAAATCGGGTTGAATTTATCACTATGCTGGCTCGCGCATTGCAATTGCCGGACAGTGGTGACACTTCAAGCTTTAAGGATTCCGCGAAGATTCCAGCATGGGCTAAGTCTTTTGTGGCACAGGCTGTATCTCTGCAAATTATAAGTGGTTATGATGATGGCACTTTCCGTCCTACGCAGGAGCTTACTCGTACTGAATTAGCGGTTATGGTTGTTAGGGCGCTAGGAATTACAGTAGATCCTAAAGCGACCCTAACCTTCAATGACGCTAAGAATGTGCCGGCATGGGCCGTTCCATATATTGCCGCAGCAGCGAAAGCGGGCCTTGTGAACGGTGTAGGACAGAACCAATTTGCACCTAACCAGATGGCCACAAGGGCAGAAGCAGTCACCATAATCCTTACATTGTTAGAAAAAGCGCAGAAGTAA
- a CDS encoding YdeI/OmpD-associated family protein translates to MFEFEAKLVRPDANGSWTYLNVPFDTEEVFETKSRVQVKGSVNGILYRGTLMPHGNGKHFMVVKKELRDLAEAQSGDTVRVTMEQDHQLREVEAPEDFLDVLSAHEQAETYFNSLAYSYQKEYVVWIEGAKRPETRASRIEKSVNKLAEGLKLK, encoded by the coding sequence ATGTTCGAATTTGAAGCTAAATTAGTGAGACCTGATGCGAATGGAAGCTGGACTTATCTTAACGTCCCTTTTGATACAGAGGAAGTATTTGAAACCAAATCCAGGGTACAGGTAAAAGGAAGTGTAAATGGTATCCTCTATAGAGGAACGCTTATGCCCCATGGAAACGGGAAGCATTTTATGGTGGTAAAGAAAGAACTACGGGACCTAGCCGAGGCCCAGTCTGGAGACACCGTGCGTGTGACGATGGAGCAAGATCATCAATTACGGGAGGTAGAAGCGCCAGAAGATTTTCTCGACGTACTGAGTGCCCATGAGCAGGCAGAAACTTATTTTAACAGTCTGGCTTATTCTTATCAGAAAGAATATGTGGTCTGGATTGAAGGGGCGAAAAGACCTGAAACCAGAGCATCACGGATCGAAAAGTCAGTTAATAAGCTGGCAGAAGGATTGAAGCTTAAATGA
- a CDS encoding GreA/GreB family elongation factor — protein sequence MNHSLIYEGSRTQLVQQLIYFDEEKIAFLNQYFPERSKQRSNAETLLSRYCSELEQLLSRFNGEELNSLVLIGSQLQLRYLDDNTTDTYTIVFPNQAEPNDNRISMFSPIGMQLLLAQLGSTCQLAIPSGELSVKIESIKFVNCGEVAVLI from the coding sequence ATGAACCATAGTCTAATCTATGAAGGCTCAAGGACACAATTGGTCCAGCAGCTTATCTATTTTGATGAGGAAAAAATCGCATTTCTAAATCAGTATTTCCCAGAACGAAGCAAACAAAGAAGCAACGCTGAAACGCTGTTGTCCCGTTATTGCTCCGAGCTGGAACAATTACTATCCCGTTTTAATGGTGAAGAATTGAACTCGCTCGTATTGATTGGAAGTCAGCTTCAGCTTCGATACTTAGACGACAATACTACAGATACCTACACCATCGTATTTCCAAACCAGGCTGAACCCAATGATAACAGGATTTCAATGTTCTCGCCTATAGGCATGCAGTTGCTGTTGGCTCAGCTCGGCAGTACATGTCAGCTAGCTATACCTTCAGGTGAGTTATCGGTAAAGATCGAAAGTATTAAGTTTGTGAATTGTGGTGAGGTAGCCGTTCTTATTTAA
- a CDS encoding sporulation protein Cse60 yields the protein MIQVKEFVDADNSYAENKANEFLAGLREEQIVNICYGSVVKSSRDGAEHQRSSILVVYKTNEGQ from the coding sequence ATGATTCAAGTAAAAGAGTTTGTAGATGCTGATAATTCGTATGCTGAGAATAAGGCTAATGAGTTCTTGGCTGGGCTGCGTGAGGAACAGATTGTGAATATCTGTTACGGTTCGGTAGTTAAATCTTCACGTGATGGGGCAGAGCATCAAAGAAGCAGTATACTGGTCGTGTATAAGACAAATGAAGGGCAATAA
- the katA gene encoding catalase KatA, whose translation MSSNNNNLTTSWGAPVGDNQNSMTAGDRGPTLLQDVHLLEKLAHFNRERVPERVVHAKGAGAHGYFEVTQDLTQYTKANFLSDVGKRTPLFIRFSTVAGELGSADTVRDPRGFAVKFYTEEGNYDLVGNNTPVFFVRDAIKFPDFIHTQKRDPQTHLKNPNAVWDFWSLSPESLHQVTILMSDRGIPATLRHMHGFGSHTFKWVNAEGNAVWVKYHFKTEQGIKNLDPDLATKLAGENPDYHTEDLFNAIDKGDFPAWKLYVQIMPVEDAKTYRFDPSDVTKVWSQKDYPLIEVGRMVLDRNPENYFAEVEQVTFSPGSFVPGIEASPDKLLQGRLFAYGDAHRHRVGPNHNSLPINRPKVEVKNYQRDGGMALGNNGGSGAYYEPNSLGGPKEASQHKTSPFEVSGNAESVSYNSDDHYTQPGDLYRLMSEEERSRLIQNIVGAMTPVESNDIKLRQIVHFYKADPELGQRVASGLGLSVPDGV comes from the coding sequence ATGAGCTCCAATAATAATAATCTTACGACCAGCTGGGGTGCTCCAGTAGGCGACAATCAAAATTCAATGACAGCCGGTGATCGCGGTCCTACTTTGTTGCAAGATGTCCATCTGCTTGAAAAATTAGCCCACTTTAACAGAGAACGTGTTCCTGAACGTGTCGTTCATGCTAAGGGTGCTGGCGCTCATGGGTATTTTGAAGTCACTCAGGATTTGACTCAATATACAAAAGCTAATTTCTTGTCTGACGTTGGCAAGCGTACACCACTGTTTATCCGTTTCTCAACGGTAGCTGGTGAGCTAGGCTCTGCTGATACTGTACGAGACCCACGTGGTTTTGCTGTGAAGTTCTATACCGAAGAAGGAAACTATGATCTCGTAGGTAACAATACACCTGTATTCTTCGTTCGTGATGCAATCAAGTTCCCAGATTTTATTCATACACAGAAGCGTGATCCACAGACACACTTAAAGAACCCTAATGCGGTTTGGGACTTCTGGTCTTTATCGCCGGAATCTCTACATCAGGTTACGATTTTGATGTCAGACCGCGGAATTCCAGCTACGCTGAGACATATGCATGGCTTCGGAAGCCACACCTTCAAGTGGGTAAATGCCGAAGGTAATGCCGTCTGGGTGAAATATCATTTCAAAACAGAACAAGGCATTAAGAATCTTGATCCAGACCTTGCTACCAAACTCGCTGGGGAGAACCCAGATTATCATACAGAAGATTTGTTCAATGCTATTGATAAAGGAGATTTCCCTGCGTGGAAGCTCTACGTGCAAATTATGCCGGTCGAAGATGCGAAGACTTACCGCTTTGATCCATCCGATGTCACAAAAGTATGGTCACAAAAAGATTATCCATTAATTGAGGTTGGCCGCATGGTACTGGATCGCAATCCAGAGAACTACTTCGCGGAAGTAGAGCAAGTTACGTTCTCACCTGGCTCTTTCGTCCCTGGTATTGAAGCTTCTCCTGATAAATTGCTACAGGGTCGACTGTTTGCTTATGGCGATGCCCACCGTCACCGTGTAGGCCCTAACCATAACAGCCTACCTATCAACCGTCCAAAAGTAGAAGTGAAGAACTATCAACGTGACGGCGGTATGGCACTCGGCAACAATGGCGGATCTGGTGCCTATTACGAGCCTAACAGCTTAGGTGGACCAAAAGAAGCATCGCAGCACAAAACATCACCGTTCGAAGTATCCGGAAATGCGGAGAGTGTCTCCTATAATAGTGACGACCATTATACACAACCTGGTGACTTGTATCGTCTGATGAGTGAAGAAGAACGTTCCCGTCTTATTCAAAATATCGTAGGTGCTATGACACCAGTTGAAAGTAACGATATTAAACTTCGTCAAATTGTTCATTTCTATAAAGCTGATCCAGAATTGGGACAGCGTGTTGCATCCGGCTTAGGATTATCCGTCCCAGACGGAGTATAA
- the glgP gene encoding alpha-glucan family phosphorylase has translation MNEQKLPSVAYFSMEYGLHSDFKMYAGGLGILAGDYIKGAKDINAPIIPIGLKWKQGYTDQKIDANGNPYDSYHNYVYDFLEDTGVKVTVKVRKTDVVCKVWKTDYFGNSTLYLLDTDIPENNDAWITGQLYGWFGEERIAQEIVLGIGGVKAMRALGIPIDVYHFNEGHAALAAIELIREKMSGGNTFEEAWKATREEVVFTTHTPIKEGNETHPLDRLEYMSAFNGLTRDQMERIGGEPFNMTIAGLRLSRISNAVAQLHADTANKMWKEVAGRSDIIGITNAIHTPTWVDERMTQAYEENGDLWAVHKEIKGELIDFIKERSGISLNADNLLIGFSRRAAPYKRSDLIFSQPEIIEPYLESGKIQIVFSGKAHPLDDNGKKIVSNLVAMMKKYPKSVVFLENYDMTIGAQLTRGSDIWLNNPRRPLEASGTSGMKAAMNGVLNCSILDGWWPEACIDGENGWQIGDGFETTDFEVLDKHDSDALYDTLLNRVLPTYYENREQWVQMMKKSIETTRTEFATKRMLDEYYNRMYIKA, from the coding sequence GTGAACGAACAAAAATTACCATCAGTAGCTTATTTTAGTATGGAGTATGGGCTTCATTCCGATTTCAAAATGTATGCCGGAGGGTTGGGTATTCTCGCCGGAGACTACATTAAGGGAGCCAAGGATATCAATGCCCCTATCATCCCTATTGGGCTGAAGTGGAAACAAGGTTATACGGACCAAAAGATTGATGCGAACGGTAATCCTTACGACTCCTATCACAATTATGTTTATGATTTCCTTGAAGATACAGGGGTGAAGGTAACCGTTAAAGTCAGAAAGACCGATGTGGTGTGCAAAGTATGGAAGACTGATTATTTTGGCAACAGCACGTTGTATTTACTGGATACGGATATCCCCGAGAATAATGATGCTTGGATTACTGGACAACTGTACGGCTGGTTCGGCGAGGAACGGATCGCACAAGAGATCGTACTTGGTATCGGTGGAGTTAAAGCTATGCGTGCTCTGGGAATTCCTATTGATGTCTATCATTTCAACGAAGGCCACGCGGCCCTAGCAGCCATCGAGCTAATCCGTGAGAAAATGTCCGGAGGCAACACCTTTGAGGAAGCTTGGAAAGCTACTCGGGAAGAGGTTGTGTTCACTACACATACGCCGATAAAAGAAGGCAACGAAACCCATCCGCTCGACCGTCTAGAGTATATGAGTGCATTCAATGGTTTAACCCGCGACCAGATGGAGCGAATCGGTGGTGAGCCGTTCAACATGACGATTGCCGGTCTGCGACTCTCCCGTATTTCCAATGCAGTGGCTCAGCTTCATGCGGATACGGCCAATAAGATGTGGAAAGAGGTTGCTGGAAGATCGGACATCATTGGCATTACTAATGCTATTCATACCCCTACCTGGGTAGATGAAAGAATGACACAAGCCTATGAAGAAAATGGCGATCTATGGGCAGTGCATAAGGAAATTAAGGGAGAACTGATTGATTTCATCAAAGAACGGTCCGGCATTAGTCTAAATGCTGACAATCTACTCATCGGCTTCTCGCGCAGAGCTGCTCCTTATAAACGTAGTGACCTGATCTTCTCACAACCAGAAATTATTGAGCCTTATCTGGAGTCTGGTAAAATACAAATCGTCTTCTCTGGTAAAGCCCATCCACTCGATGATAACGGCAAAAAAATCGTCAGCAACCTAGTAGCAATGATGAAAAAATATCCGAAGAGTGTTGTCTTCTTGGAGAATTACGATATGACTATCGGAGCACAGTTGACACGCGGTTCTGATATTTGGCTCAACAATCCGCGCAGACCGCTGGAAGCAAGTGGAACCTCCGGGATGAAGGCAGCCATGAACGGCGTATTGAACTGTTCTATTCTAGATGGCTGGTGGCCGGAAGCCTGCATTGATGGCGAGAATGGCTGGCAGATTGGAGACGGCTTCGAGACAACTGACTTCGAGGTTCTGGATAAGCATGATAGTGATGCGTTATACGACACCCTATTGAATCGTGTACTCCCAACCTATTACGAGAATCGTGAACAGTGGGTACAAATGATGAAAAAGAGTATCGAAACGACACGCACCGAATTTGCCACCAAAAGAATGCTGGATGAATATTACAACAGAATGTACATTAAAGCCTAA
- the rbsK gene encoding ribokinase, translated as MVVSKLGIVVIGSLNMDMVVRTNRAPNAGETLIGQVFALSPGGKGANQAVAAARLGAEVSMIGRVGKDPFGSEMLEIIRQEGIHIEHISVSESQATGVASIVIEEDGENRIIVVPGANIDLSVENIQALESVISQAEMIVMQLEMDLAMTEHAIAIAHRHGIPVILNPAPARVLKDEMLGQVSYLTPNETEAGILTGMTVDSLENAEQAARILLQKGVQNVIVTLGSKGALIVNAEGAKSVPGFPVKAIDTVAAGDSFNGALAQQLVLGKTLEEAVSFANAVGALAVGKEGAIPSLPLLSEVEQFLKVYRQ; from the coding sequence ATGGTGGTGTCTAAGTTGGGTATAGTTGTGATTGGAAGCTTAAATATGGATATGGTAGTACGTACGAACCGGGCACCGAATGCTGGAGAAACGCTTATAGGACAAGTATTTGCTCTATCTCCTGGTGGAAAGGGAGCGAATCAAGCGGTTGCCGCTGCACGTCTGGGTGCAGAGGTTAGTATGATCGGAAGAGTCGGAAAAGATCCCTTTGGAAGCGAAATGCTGGAGATTATTAGGCAGGAAGGTATTCATATAGAACATATCTCAGTGAGTGAGTCTCAGGCAACGGGTGTAGCTTCAATCGTTATTGAAGAAGATGGAGAGAATCGGATTATCGTTGTACCCGGAGCGAATATTGATCTCTCTGTGGAGAATATACAAGCGTTAGAGTCAGTGATTAGCCAGGCTGAGATGATTGTGATGCAGCTTGAAATGGATCTCGCGATGACTGAGCACGCTATTGCCATCGCACATCGACATGGAATTCCGGTCATTCTGAATCCAGCACCTGCTAGAGTACTTAAGGACGAGATGTTGGGTCAAGTATCGTATTTGACTCCTAATGAGACTGAAGCGGGAATTTTGACTGGAATGACTGTAGATAGTTTAGAGAATGCTGAGCAGGCAGCCCGTATTTTGCTGCAAAAAGGTGTTCAGAACGTTATCGTAACCTTGGGCTCTAAAGGCGCATTGATCGTTAATGCTGAGGGCGCTAAGTCAGTTCCGGGTTTCCCGGTAAAGGCGATAGATACGGTTGCTGCCGGAGACTCATTTAATGGCGCATTAGCCCAGCAGCTGGTCCTAGGCAAGACATTGGAGGAAGCGGTGAGCTTCGCTAATGCTGTTGGAGCTCTGGCTGTAGGGAAAGAAGGCGCGATCCCATCGTTGCCGCTGTTGTCAGAGGTTGAGCAGTTTCTAAAGGTGTATCGGCAGTAA
- the aroD gene encoding type I 3-dehydroquinate dehydratase: MSRAVTVKNVIIGEGIPKICVPMIGATLSELKQEAKALKELSPDLVEWRTDFFVEVEDVEAVKSALSEIHSVISELPLIFTFRSAKEGGEKQVSTEYYIALNKAAAESGLVDIIDVELFNEEQDVKVLVEVAHAHNVSVIISNHDFQGTPSQEEIISRLCKAQELGGDLPKIAVMPQDAGDVLTLLEATHTMKEKYADRPIITMSMAGAGVISRLAGEIFGSALTFGAAHKPSAPGQVAVVELRNVLSLLHRSL; encoded by the coding sequence ATGAGCAGGGCAGTAACCGTTAAAAATGTGATCATCGGTGAAGGAATCCCTAAAATATGTGTTCCGATGATTGGAGCTACTTTGTCTGAACTGAAACAGGAAGCCAAAGCGCTGAAGGAGCTGAGCCCCGATTTGGTGGAGTGGCGGACGGATTTTTTTGTTGAGGTTGAAGACGTAGAGGCGGTCAAGTCAGCGCTAAGCGAAATCCATTCTGTAATTTCGGAGTTACCACTGATTTTTACTTTTCGGAGTGCTAAAGAGGGCGGCGAGAAGCAGGTTAGCACGGAATATTACATAGCACTGAATAAAGCTGCTGCCGAAAGTGGTCTAGTAGATATAATAGACGTTGAATTATTCAATGAGGAACAGGATGTAAAGGTACTAGTCGAAGTGGCTCACGCTCATAACGTGTCTGTCATTATATCGAATCATGATTTTCAGGGAACACCTTCTCAAGAGGAGATCATCTCGCGACTATGCAAGGCGCAGGAGCTTGGTGGGGACTTGCCTAAAATTGCGGTCATGCCTCAAGATGCGGGGGATGTGCTGACTCTATTGGAAGCCACCCATACCATGAAGGAAAAATATGCAGACCGCCCGATTATAACGATGTCCATGGCGGGGGCAGGGGTAATCAGCCGTCTGGCTGGTGAAATTTTCGGTTCCGCGCTTACCTTCGGAGCGGCGCATAAGCCCTCTGCACCAGGGCAAGTTGCTGTAGTTGAGCTGCGAAATGTACTGTCACTGCTGCATCGCAGTCTATAA